The region TCAGGTTGATATTGTTGATTTGAAACAGTATAGAAATTCTGATGGTTCGTTACGCAATTGGAATTATAATTACCACAATAACCCATATTTTACGCTTTACGAAAATTTAAATGGTGTAGATAGGGATAGGTTGCTGGGACAAGCCACAGTTACTGTGAAATTGGCAAATTGGCTTAGTTTTAAAACCAGTATAGGGGTCGATTATTATACAAATTATAACACAGCACGGTCGGCTTTTGGTGATGTTGAGAGCCCCTACGGATATTATGGTGAATCGAAGAGAACATTTAAGGAAGTTAATGCAGATTTCTTGTTGCAGATTAATAAGAGGATTTCTGAGAAGTTGGATTTCTCTTTAAATCTGGGCGCAAACCGAATGGATCAGTACCAGCAAACTACTAGCGCCAGTGCTTACGAGTTGGCTGTTGAAAATGTTTATACCCTAGAAAATTCACGTGTTCCTCTTGTTACTTCAAACTATAAGTCGTTGAAAAGAATAAATAGTTTGTTTTTCAATGGACAAATAGCGTGGAAAAATGCTTTGAGTTTCGATTTTACGGGTCGAAATGATTGGTCGAGTACTCTCCCCGAGGATAATAATTCATTCTTCTACCCTTCATTTAATGTGTCGGCAATTCTATCCGATTTATTCGATATTCAATCACGTACATTGAGTTACGCTAAGATTCGGGCGGGTTGGGCTCAGGTAGGAGCCGATACCGATCCCTATCAGCTATTTCCTGTGTATAGTTTCGATCAAGGCTGGAACTCTTCAACAAAACTCCCAAATATTTACATTCCTAACGATTATCCTAACAAAAATCTAAAACCACAAATAACTCAATCCTATGAGGTTGGTGCAGATTTTAGGTTCTTCTTAAATAGAGTGGGAATCAATTTGACTTACTACAACCAAAAAACTTTTGATCAGATTATTCGTGTACCTATTTCGGCAACAAATGGATATACTTCTATAATTGTAAATGCGGGGGAAATTGATAATAAGGGTGTTGAATTAACGTTAACAGCAACTCCTGTTAGGCAACGTAATGGATTGGAGTGGAACGTAACTGTTAATTTTGCGAAGAATATCAACGAGGTTCACAGTTTGTATAACAACATCGAGAATTACGAGTTGGGCACTTACTGGGATCTTAAAGTTTTGGCAATTCCCGGAAAACCCTTTGGAGCACTTTACGGTTACGATTTTGCACGAAACGGAAATGGCGAAATTATCAATGTTGATGGATTGCCGGTTCAGGGCGATTTAAAGGTTTTAGGTAACTATACTCCCGATTGGATTGGTGGTATAAGCAATGAATTCCGGTATAAGAATCTTAACTTTAGTTTTTTGATTAATTCTCGGTGGGGCGGTGATATTTATTCTATGACAACAACTTGGGGGCGATACTCTGGTGTGCTCAAGGAGACTCTAAAAGGACGTGAAGGTGGAATTATTGGAGTTGGCGTAAAGCAGGCAAACGACGGAACTTGGGTGCCAAACGATGTGGTTGTTTCGGCCGAAGAATACAATAAGGCGGCCTACAATAGCAGTATTGCGTATTCAAGTATATTTGATGCTACCTATGTTAAGTTGCGAGAAGTTCGGCTAGGATTTACTTTCCCCACTTTGGGTAGGACAGCAATAAAGGATTTAACGTTTGCAATTGTTGGTAGCAACTTGGCGCTGCTTTACGCTAAAGTGCCACATATCGATCCAGAAACAGCGTTTAGTAACTCCAATGAGCAGGGTTTGGAATTTGGGCAAATTCCTTCGGCTCGGAGTGTCGGTTTTAACATAGGCTTTAAATTCTAAAGTGTTGCATCGTTATGGAAAAGTATAAATCAAAAATATTAAAAGTATTGTTTCTGGGCTTGGTTATTGTGTTGAGTGCATGTACCAAGGATTTTTCCGAAATCAATAAAAATGAAAACGAAATAGATGGGAATGCGGAGCATCCCGATTTGTTGCTCACCCATTCAATAGAGGCCTTGACGGATCAAATTCATGATGTTTGGTTGGGGCATGAAATTGGCTCTTGCTGGGCGCAGCATATGGCAAAGGTTCAGTACACTGACGAGGATCGTTATTTGATTCGGAATGATGTAATTAATGCTGTTTGGACAGAGTTGTATGCAGGCTCTGGATTTGAATTTCAACGAATTATCGAAATTGCCGATAAGAACGGATTAGAAAACTATAAAGGAGTTGCCTTGGTTTTAAAGTGCTATTTATTCTCCGTTTTAACCGATTTGTATGGGGATGTTCCTTATAGTGAGGCTTTTAGTATTAGCACAACTCTAACCCCAAAGTACGATTTTCAGGAAAGCATTTATGTTGATTTGATTGCTAAACTTGAAGAGGCCAATTCTCTGTTAAATCCTGATGGTACCCCAATTGAAGGCGATATTCTGTACGATAATAGCATAGTTAAATGGAAGAAATTAGCAAATTCATTAAGGCTTCGTTTGTTACTCCGAATTTCGGATAGACCAGAATATCAGACTCTAGTTACCGAGGAGTTTACAAAGATGTTAGTAACCGATGCTTCAACGTATCCGATATTTTCTTCAAATGCCGATAATGCTGCATTGGCATATCTGGGTAGTTATCCCAACAATAATCCATTGAACGAAACCTATAAGACCCGCGATGATCATCGGGTAAGCAAAACCTTGATTGATATGATGTACAGCCCTGCAAATCACGATCATCCCGATTGGAGAATTGTGGTTTATGCAAATACCCCTTCTGCGGGTGGCTATTGGGTTGGTCTGCCTAATGGATTAACATCGGCGGATGCCGCTGCTTACCTTGGCAATGGTTTAAACATGACTTCAATTATTGGCGATTACTTTATTCAGCCAGATGCTCCTGGCATGCTCATGAGTTTTTCAGAGTTAAAATTCATTTTGGCCGAGGCTGTTCAACGAGGCTTTATTTCTGGTTCATCGGTAAGCGTACAGCAGTATTACGAGGACGGGATCTATGCATCGTACCATCAATTCTCCGATGAAATAGTTGAAAATGTTCCAACATATTACCCAGCATTCGAGGTTCTTAATATGCGCGTAGATGATTATGCTTCCGATTATTTATTGCACAATGGTGCATGGGATTCTGCCAATCCTTTGAAGTGTATTGCTACTCAAAAATGGATTGCCATGTTCGATCAGGGACTACAGGCATGGTTTGATTGGCGAAGAACTGGCTTCCCGGTTTTAGTGCCGGCCGCAGATGGTTTAAATAATGGAAAAATACCTGTTCGTTTACGTTATCCGTCCGATGAGTATTCTAGGAATGGCGATTGTCTGAATGCCGCTATTGCAAGGCAGGGTGCCGATGATTTAAATACAAAGGTTTGGTGGGATATCGCTAATAATTATTGAAATTAAACCTGTAAGGTTATGAATTATATATCAAAATTTACAGTGTTGTTTAGTCTGTTTTTAGCTTTTGCATTGAATTCGTGTCTCGAATCAGAGGATTTATTGACCGAGAATGCTAAAACAGGAGGACTAATTGATGCTACTTCTGCATTACAGTATAAACCTACCTCTACAGAATCTGTTGATGTGGAGATTCTGATTTATAAAGGACCAACAGTTAAATCTATCGACATTTACAAGAAATATACTCATTATGTTCAAACCTCTGATGGCGTTTCGGTTTCGGAGTCCGATGAGGTTTTGCTTAAAACTATTACCGTTCAGGAAGATAATTCTCTCGATACATTGCTAATAAACGATTCATTTACTTGGGATAATCTTTATCAAGGAATTCTCGAGTTACCTGATGGTTACAATGTTCCTTCTAATCCAGTTAATGCACAGGTTGGCGACTACTATACATTACGCTATGTATCGGTTTTAAGCGATGGGCGCGAGGTGGTTAATATCCCTCAAACCTATATTGTGGTGGCAAACTTTTTTGCGGGTTACTATATGTCGCACTTAATGTATTTCCATCCTACGTTGGGAGGGACTTACCCAACAGAGCCTTACTACGACGATTATTTGCTAAAAGAACTTTTTACCTTGTCTAACGATTACTGTACCACTTACTTTGCATTGTGGACAGATGCTGCGATGGATATTCAAATTAATGCTGATAATTCGATATCGTTTGGTATTTCTAATTTTAACTACATCGTTAACGAAGGCGATCCTTATGATTTGACCAAAGTTTCGCATTACGACCCAGCTACTCAAACAATTTACTTATACTATAACTATAGTGCGAGTGGTGGTTATAGGGTATTCTGGGAAACCTTAACTCCTTACTCAAAGTAACCATCTATACATTCAAGTGAATTAAATAATGTCAAAATACCGTCCAATTACTGTTTGGTTGACAGGTTTACCCTCGTCGGGGAAAACAACCCTAGGGAATGGCTTAAAATCAAAATTAAAGGCTGTTGATCTTGATGTAGTTTTGCTCGATGGCGATGAGGTTCGGAAAACAATTTGCGCCGATTTAGGTTTTTCGGATGCTGACAGGGCTGAGAATATTAGGAGGGTCGCATCTATTGCACGATTGCTGAACGAACAGGGTATCTCTGCTATTTGTTGTTTTGTCTCACCATTAGTTAGTATGCGGAGCATGGCCAGAGATACTGTTGGTGCTGAACGTTTCTTCGAGGTTTTTGTCGATGCCGATGTTGCAACCTGTAGCTTGCGCGATGTTAAGGGGCTCTATCGCAAAGCATCGGAAGGAATGATCAACGATTTAACCGGGTTTTCGGCTCCTTACGAAAGTCCTGTTAACCCTGCTTTGCGCATCGATACTCAGGGTTTAAGCGAGGATTTGTCTGTTGATTATCTTTACTCCAGTACACTAAACTGGCTTAAGCAGTAATGCTTTAAGTAAAAAAATTTGATCAAAACAATTCAACCTTTTTGGGTTGGACTTGTTTGTGTATTGATTTAAATCAAGTCTCAAACTAGGTAAACAAACTTACTTATCTTTGTTGTCGAGTTTTTTTGTTAATGTTTCAATCTTTATTGTATGAGTAAATTTAAGATGAACCATCTTAGGGAGTTGGAGTCTGAGTCGATCTATGTGATTCGCGAGGTGGTTTCTCAGTTCGAAAATCCAGCAATGCTTTTCAGTGGCGGAAAGGATTCCATTGTGATGTATCACTTAGCCCGAAAGGCTTTCTATCCCGCAAAGGTTCCTTTTCCTTTAATGCATATCGATACTGGCCATAATTTTCAGGAAACACTCGATTTCCGCGATTGGCTTGTTGCTGAAACTGGTGTACAGTTAATTGTTAAGTACGTTCAGGATTCTATTGATAAGGGCAGAGCTGTAGAGGAAACGGGTTATAATGCCAGTCGCAATAAGTTGCAAACGGTTACATTGCTCGATGCCATTGAGGAGTTAAAGATTGATTGTGCCATGGGTGGAGGCCGTAGGGATGAGGAGAAGGCTCGTGCAAAGGAACGATTCTTTTCACACCGCGATGAGTTCGGTCAATGGGATCCCAAGAACCAACGCCCTGAACTTTGGAACCTCTTTAACGGGAAGAAGAATATGGGCGAGCATTTCCGAGTTTTCCCAATTAGCAATTGGACGGAGATGGATGTTTGGCAGTATGTCTTGATGGAAAATATCGCTTTGCCATCGTTGTACTTCTCACACGAACGCGAAGTGTTTGAACGCGATGGAATGCTTTACGCCAAAACGCCTTTCATCAAAAATAAGGATACAGAGGTTGTGGAGAGGCGCATTGTCCGATTCCGCACAATTGGCGATGCTACATGTACTGGTGCCATTGAGTCGAAAGCCGATACTTTGGAGGATATTATTCGTGAGGTTGCGGCAACCCGAGTAACCGAACGCGGCGGTCGTGCCGACGATAAACGTTCCGAGGCTGCAATGGAGGATCGTAAAATAGAAGGATATTTTTAGTTGAACACAGACCACGGACGGAAGGCAATAGATCAATATTGGCATGAGGTTCATGGGCGTTAGGCTATCGACTTAATAAATAAATATGCATATCCGCTAATGTACCAAAATAATTATCTTTACAAAAACACTTGAGATGAATTTTATCGATTTTGTAAAGAAATATCCAGATGAAGCCAGCTGCATAAGACACTTTCGAACCGTTAAGGAGCGAAAAGGAGTCGTCTGCAAGAAGTGTGGCAATACGCATCATTACTGGAACAAAACCTACAATTCGCACGATTGCAGCAGCTGTGGATACAGAACCACCTTACGAAGCGGCACCGTTATGGAGTCATCGAAGCTACCTTTTCAGTACTGGTTGTACGCCATTTACCTGATGACCATGACCAAAAAAGGGATCTCTGCTGCTGAGGTTCAGCGGCAGCTTGGCCATAAGCGCTACGAACCGATTTGGGCCATGATGCACAAGATCAGATCGGTCATGGGATTGCGCGATGAGCGGTATGAATTGGAGGGCGTTGTCGAGCTGGACGATGCCTTTTTCAGAACCCATGCAGAGGACGAAAATGACGAGCTGACCAAAAGAGGAAGAGGCAGTCAGCGGCAAAGCAAAGTTCTAGTTATGGCCAAAGTTGATCCCAGGCGGGGGCGACCTCGCAGGAACAAAAAGCCATCAGCATTCCGATACGTAAAGATGGTTGTCATTCCGGACTCTTCGTCGAAAACGATGAACAAAGTAGTCTCAGCGAGCACCAGCTCTTCATCGGTGATTAAGAGTGATGGCTGGCGTGGTTTTAACAAAATCAAAGAGATAAGCTCCAGACATATCAAAAAGATAGTACCACCCGAGGAGGCTTCAAGAGTACTCCCATGGGTGCATACCATGATTAGCAATGCAAAGAGAAACTTCTTAGGAGTCAATCACAAAATAAAAGACGTGTACCTGCAAAACTATCTGGACGAGTTTTGTTATAAAACCAATCGAAGATATTTTGGCAAAGAGTTGTTTGAACGACTTATGGTTGCTGCTGTAGAAGATACTTGGTATGGTAAAATAAGGTATAATTGCGGATAATCATATAAATAAATTATGGATAAAGAAATTTCAAATACAGCATATTTAGACATGGAATTGCTGCGATTCACAACCGCAGGAAGCGTTGACGATGGGAAGAGCACCCTGATAGGTCGATTGCTATACGATTCCAAAGCTATTTTTCAGGATCAGATGGAAGCCATTGAGCGTGCTAGTCTGAAGAAAGGGGAGGAGCATGTTAACCTAGCATTACTAACCGATGGACTAAGAGCCGAGCGTGAGCAGGGGATTACAATTGATGTTGCGTATCGTTACTTTCATACACCCAAGCGTAAGTTTATTATTGCCGATACCCCGGGTCATATACAGTACACCCGTAATATGGTAACCGGTGCATCAACAGCCAATGCTGCATTGATATTGATTGATGCTCGCCATGGTGTAATCGAGCAAACGGTTCGCCATGCTTACATTGCATCCTTGCTTCGGATCCCTCATGTTATTGTTTGCGTGAATAAGATGGATTTAGTAGAGTTTAGCCAGGATGTATTCAACAATATTCAGCATAAGTTCCTTGAGTTTTCGAATCATTTAGATTTGCACGATGTGAGGTTTATTCCAATTAGTGCACTTTTGGGCGATAATGTGGTGGATCGATCCTTGCATATGGATTGGTACCAAGGGCCAACGTTGATGTACTTGCTGGAAAATCTATATATATCCAACGATTACAATCAGCTCGATGCTCGTTTTCCTGTTCAGCAAGTTATTCGTCCAATGCTGTCGGAGTATCACGACTATCGCGGTTATGCTGGCCGTATGGCTAGCGGAACCTTTAAGGTTGGCGATAAGGTAAAGGTAATGCCATCGGGATTTACCTCTGTAATTAAGGGAATCGATTTCTGGTCAGATCATTTAGATTCACTCACTGCACCGCAATCGGGAACAATAATTCTAGAGGATGATTTGGATGTATCGCGTGGATGTATGATAATCCCTGCCGAGAATGGCATTAAGCAGGGTCAGGATGTTGAGTTGATGATATGCTGGCTTA is a window of Tenuifilaceae bacterium CYCD DNA encoding:
- a CDS encoding SusC/RagA family TonB-linked outer membrane protein — encoded protein: MPLQGVSIVVVGSAAGTVTDSEGKYDFTISSLAKQLRFSYVGFQAQEVAIAGRSVIDVVLDIQPIGVKEVTVTALGIMRAEKATGYAIQSVSSEDISKVRETNIVNSLQGKISGAIITNSSGAVGASSRIVLRGANSLSADNQPLFIVDGIVLNNSNFGNTYTEGVNRGSGISDINPDDIESLTVLKGPNAAALYGSRAANGVVIIQTKSANKEKRFGVSFNSTTTLETPLRLPDFQNKYGQGTGGQFSFYDGTGKGLNDNADESWGPQLDIGLLIPQWNSPVINGVRQATPWVSYPNNVKDFFELGKTFTNNVAIESSGDDYSVRVSYTNSTQSGMVPNTDLKRNTFQINALVSPYRYLALNVSGNYTSTKSENMPAYGYTAQNVMQQFMWFGRQVDIVDLKQYRNSDGSLRNWNYNYHNNPYFTLYENLNGVDRDRLLGQATVTVKLANWLSFKTSIGVDYYTNYNTARSAFGDVESPYGYYGESKRTFKEVNADFLLQINKRISEKLDFSLNLGANRMDQYQQTTSASAYELAVENVYTLENSRVPLVTSNYKSLKRINSLFFNGQIAWKNALSFDFTGRNDWSSTLPEDNNSFFYPSFNVSAILSDLFDIQSRTLSYAKIRAGWAQVGADTDPYQLFPVYSFDQGWNSSTKLPNIYIPNDYPNKNLKPQITQSYEVGADFRFFLNRVGINLTYYNQKTFDQIIRVPISATNGYTSIIVNAGEIDNKGVELTLTATPVRQRNGLEWNVTVNFAKNINEVHSLYNNIENYELGTYWDLKVLAIPGKPFGALYGYDFARNGNGEIINVDGLPVQGDLKVLGNYTPDWIGGISNEFRYKNLNFSFLINSRWGGDIYSMTTTWGRYSGVLKETLKGREGGIIGVGVKQANDGTWVPNDVVVSAEEYNKAAYNSSIAYSSIFDATYVKLREVRLGFTFPTLGRTAIKDLTFAIVGSNLALLYAKVPHIDPETAFSNSNEQGLEFGQIPSARSVGFNIGFKF
- the cysD_2 gene encoding sulfate adenylyltransferase; this encodes MSKFKMNHLRELESESIYVIREVVSQFENPAMLFSGGKDSIVMYHLARKAFYPAKVPFPLMHIDTGHNFQETLDFRDWLVAETGVQLIVKYVQDSIDKGRAVEETGYNASRNKLQTVTLLDAIEELKIDCAMGGGRRDEEKARAKERFFSHRDEFGQWDPKNQRPELWNLFNGKKNMGEHFRVFPISNWTEMDVWQYVLMENIALPSLYFSHEREVFERDGMLYAKTPFIKNKDTEVVERRIVRFRTIGDATCTGAIESKADTLEDIIREVAATRVTERGGRADDKRSEAAMEDRKIEGYF
- the cysN gene encoding sulfate adenylyltransferase subunit 1, which translates into the protein MDKEISNTAYLDMELLRFTTAGSVDDGKSTLIGRLLYDSKAIFQDQMEAIERASLKKGEEHVNLALLTDGLRAEREQGITIDVAYRYFHTPKRKFIIADTPGHIQYTRNMVTGASTANAALILIDARHGVIEQTVRHAYIASLLRIPHVIVCVNKMDLVEFSQDVFNNIQHKFLEFSNHLDLHDVRFIPISALLGDNVVDRSLHMDWYQGPTLMYLLENLYISNDYNQLDARFPVQQVIRPMLSEYHDYRGYAGRMASGTFKVGDKVKVMPSGFTSVIKGIDFWSDHLDSLTAPQSGTIILEDDLDVSRGCMIIPAENGIKQGQDVELMICWLSDKPMIPGGKYALKHTTNDLRCMIKEVKYKVDINTLDKNYENKNIGLNDIGCIAIRTTKPIFYDSYRQNRITGSLILIDEATNVTVGAGMIL